The following coding sequences lie in one Vespa velutina chromosome 24, iVesVel2.1, whole genome shotgun sequence genomic window:
- the LOC124957049 gene encoding probable cytochrome P450 49a1 isoform X1 has translation MITTLRIYISSRSSSVIFLRFSKGNKNERRIINRTLETLTAAVDKHELSSNCRAYAEIPGPKPIPILGNTWRFIPYIGDFKIQSVDKVSKRLYERYGDIVKIENLLGRPDMVFVYDANEIERIFRQEDKMPHRPSMPSLNYYKHVLRKQFFKDDAGIIAVHGESWYNFRSKVQQVMLQPRTAKMYVGSIEEASRSFLLRIESIKNINDEVPDDFLNEIHKWSLESIARVALDVRLGCLENNANVETQELINAVTTFFKNVGILELKIPFWRIFNTPTWKKYVNALDTIINVYIYIYIRITSKYTDTALTNWKNTSNFNKELSLLERVLALEGNSKLATILALDLFLVGIDTTSSAVGSVLYQLAINQEKQEIAYKEISNVFPSRDRPIEAVHLENLKYLKACIKETLRMYPVVIGNGRCMTKDTVISGYLIPKGVQVIFQHYVISNLDKYFPRSNEFFPERWLQDDGVRHAFASLPFGYGKRMCLGRRFADLEMIIVISKILQYYKIEYHHKKLDYYIDPMYTPKGPLKLKFINR, from the exons ATGATAACTACGCTAAG aATATACATTTCGTCGAGATCTTCTTCTGTcatttttttaagattttcgaaaggtaataaaaacgaaagacgCATTATTAATAGAACTTTAGAAACTTTGACAGCCGCAGTTGATAAACACGAATTATCGTCGAATTGTCGTGCGTACGCGGAAATACCCGGACCAAAACCAATTCCCATTTTGGGAAATACATGGCGTTTTATTCCTTACAtag gtgattttaaaatacaatCGGTGGACAAGGTATCGAAAAGATTATACGAACGTTACGGTGACATagttaaaattgaaaatttacttGGCAGACCTGACATGGTTTTCGTTTACGATGCCAACGAGATAGAACGAATTTTTCGTCAAGAGGATAAAATGCCCCATCGACCGTCCATGCCTtctcttaattattataaacacgttttaagaaaacaattttttaaagatgatGCTGGCATTATCGCCGT TCACGGAGAGAGTTGGTACAACTTCCGTAGTAAAGTGCAACAAGTAATGTTGCAACCGCGAACAGCAAAAATGTACGTCGGTTCAATCGAGGAAGCTAGTCGGTCATTCCTATTAAG GATAGAAagtattaagaatataaatgacGAAGTACCCGATGATTTTCTAAATGAAATACATAAATGGTCACTCGAGT cTATCGCTAGAGTCGCATTAGATGTTCGTTTAGGTTGCTTAGAAAACAATGCAAATGTCGAAACACAGGAATTAATAAACGCAGTCActacatttttcaaaaacgTTGGCATTCTGGAACTAAAAATACCTTTTTGGAGGATCTTTAATACACCTACAtggaaaaaatatgttaatgcaCTTGATACTATT atcaatgtatatatatatatatatattagaattacATCAAAATATACGGATACTGCATTGACAAATTGGAAGAATacatcaaattttaataaagaattatctttattggaAAGAGTATTGGCTTTAGAGGGAAACTCAAAATTGGCTACCATTTTAGCACTTGATTTATTTTTGGTTGGGATCGATACT acTTCGAGTGCCGTGGGATCAGTGCTGTATCAATTGGCAATAAATcaggaaaaacaagaaattgcttataaagaaatatccaATGTATTTCCATCAAGAGATAGACCAATAGAGGCAGTGCATttggaaaatttaaaatatttgaaagctTGCATAAAAGAAACCTTAAG gaTGTATCCCGTTGTTATTGGAAATGGACGATGTATGACTAAAGATACAGTAATCAGTGGTTATCTTATACCTAAAGGa GTACAAGTTATTTTTCAACATTACGTTATAAGCAATTTAGACAAATATTTTCCACGAAGCAATGAATTTTTTCCTGAGAGATGGTTACAAGATGATGGTGTAAGACATGCATTTGCGTCACTTCCTTTCGGTTATGGTAAACGTATGTGCCTAGGACGACGATTTGCTGATTTGGAAATGATTATTGTAATCAGTAAG aTCTtgcaatattacaaaatagaatatcatcataaaaaattagattattatattgacCCAATGTATACACCTAAAGGaccattgaaattaaaatttattaatagataa
- the LOC124957049 gene encoding probable cytochrome P450 49a1 isoform X3, with protein MITTLRIYISSRSSSVIFLRFSKGNKNERRIINRTLETLTAAVDKHELSSNCRAYAEIPGPKPIPILGNTWRFIPYIGDFKIQSVDKVSKRLYERYGDIVKIENLLGRPDMVFVYDANEIERIFRQEDKMPHRPSMPSLNYYKHVLRKQFFKDDAGIIAVHGESWYNFRSKVQQVMLQPRTAKMYVGSIEEASRSFLLRIESIKNINDEVPDDFLNEIHKWSLESIARVALDVRLGCLENNANVETQELINAVTTFFKNVGILELKIPFWRIFNTPTWKKYVNALDTIINVYIYIYIRITSKYTDTALTNWKNTSNFNKELSLLERVLALEGNSKLATILALDLFLVGIDTTSSAVGSVLYQLAINQEKQEIAYKEISNVFPSRDRPIEAVHLENLKYLKACIKETLRMYPVVIGNGRCMTKDTVISGYLIPKGVQVIFQHYVISNLDKYFPRSNEFFPERWLQDDGVRHAFASLPFGYGKRMCLGRRFADLEMIIVISK; from the exons ATGATAACTACGCTAAG aATATACATTTCGTCGAGATCTTCTTCTGTcatttttttaagattttcgaaaggtaataaaaacgaaagacgCATTATTAATAGAACTTTAGAAACTTTGACAGCCGCAGTTGATAAACACGAATTATCGTCGAATTGTCGTGCGTACGCGGAAATACCCGGACCAAAACCAATTCCCATTTTGGGAAATACATGGCGTTTTATTCCTTACAtag gtgattttaaaatacaatCGGTGGACAAGGTATCGAAAAGATTATACGAACGTTACGGTGACATagttaaaattgaaaatttacttGGCAGACCTGACATGGTTTTCGTTTACGATGCCAACGAGATAGAACGAATTTTTCGTCAAGAGGATAAAATGCCCCATCGACCGTCCATGCCTtctcttaattattataaacacgttttaagaaaacaattttttaaagatgatGCTGGCATTATCGCCGT TCACGGAGAGAGTTGGTACAACTTCCGTAGTAAAGTGCAACAAGTAATGTTGCAACCGCGAACAGCAAAAATGTACGTCGGTTCAATCGAGGAAGCTAGTCGGTCATTCCTATTAAG GATAGAAagtattaagaatataaatgacGAAGTACCCGATGATTTTCTAAATGAAATACATAAATGGTCACTCGAGT cTATCGCTAGAGTCGCATTAGATGTTCGTTTAGGTTGCTTAGAAAACAATGCAAATGTCGAAACACAGGAATTAATAAACGCAGTCActacatttttcaaaaacgTTGGCATTCTGGAACTAAAAATACCTTTTTGGAGGATCTTTAATACACCTACAtggaaaaaatatgttaatgcaCTTGATACTATT atcaatgtatatatatatatatatattagaattacATCAAAATATACGGATACTGCATTGACAAATTGGAAGAATacatcaaattttaataaagaattatctttattggaAAGAGTATTGGCTTTAGAGGGAAACTCAAAATTGGCTACCATTTTAGCACTTGATTTATTTTTGGTTGGGATCGATACT acTTCGAGTGCCGTGGGATCAGTGCTGTATCAATTGGCAATAAATcaggaaaaacaagaaattgcttataaagaaatatccaATGTATTTCCATCAAGAGATAGACCAATAGAGGCAGTGCATttggaaaatttaaaatatttgaaagctTGCATAAAAGAAACCTTAAG gaTGTATCCCGTTGTTATTGGAAATGGACGATGTATGACTAAAGATACAGTAATCAGTGGTTATCTTATACCTAAAGGa GTACAAGTTATTTTTCAACATTACGTTATAAGCAATTTAGACAAATATTTTCCACGAAGCAATGAATTTTTTCCTGAGAGATGGTTACAAGATGATGGTGTAAGACATGCATTTGCGTCACTTCCTTTCGGTTATGGTAAACGTATGTGCCTAGGACGACGATTTGCTGATTTGGAAATGATTATTGTAATCAGTAAG TAA
- the LOC124957049 gene encoding probable cytochrome P450 301a1, mitochondrial isoform X2: protein MITTLRIYISSRSSSVIFLRFSKGNKNERRIINRTLETLTAAVDKHELSSNCRAYAEIPGPKPIPILGNTWRFIPYIGDFKIQSVDKVSKRLYERYGDIVKIENLLGRPDMVFVYDANEIERIFRQEDKMPHRPSMPSLNYYKHVLRKQFFKDDAGIIAVHGESWYNFRSKVQQVMLQPRTAKMYVGSIEEASRSFLLRIESIKNINDEVPDDFLNEIHKWSLESIARVALDVRLGCLENNANVETQELINAVTTFFKNVGILELKIPFWRIFNTPTWKKYVNALDTIVRITSKYTDTALTNWKNTSNFNKELSLLERVLALEGNSKLATILALDLFLVGIDTTSSAVGSVLYQLAINQEKQEIAYKEISNVFPSRDRPIEAVHLENLKYLKACIKETLRMYPVVIGNGRCMTKDTVISGYLIPKGVQVIFQHYVISNLDKYFPRSNEFFPERWLQDDGVRHAFASLPFGYGKRMCLGRRFADLEMIIVISKILQYYKIEYHHKKLDYYIDPMYTPKGPLKLKFINR, encoded by the exons ATGATAACTACGCTAAG aATATACATTTCGTCGAGATCTTCTTCTGTcatttttttaagattttcgaaaggtaataaaaacgaaagacgCATTATTAATAGAACTTTAGAAACTTTGACAGCCGCAGTTGATAAACACGAATTATCGTCGAATTGTCGTGCGTACGCGGAAATACCCGGACCAAAACCAATTCCCATTTTGGGAAATACATGGCGTTTTATTCCTTACAtag gtgattttaaaatacaatCGGTGGACAAGGTATCGAAAAGATTATACGAACGTTACGGTGACATagttaaaattgaaaatttacttGGCAGACCTGACATGGTTTTCGTTTACGATGCCAACGAGATAGAACGAATTTTTCGTCAAGAGGATAAAATGCCCCATCGACCGTCCATGCCTtctcttaattattataaacacgttttaagaaaacaattttttaaagatgatGCTGGCATTATCGCCGT TCACGGAGAGAGTTGGTACAACTTCCGTAGTAAAGTGCAACAAGTAATGTTGCAACCGCGAACAGCAAAAATGTACGTCGGTTCAATCGAGGAAGCTAGTCGGTCATTCCTATTAAG GATAGAAagtattaagaatataaatgacGAAGTACCCGATGATTTTCTAAATGAAATACATAAATGGTCACTCGAGT cTATCGCTAGAGTCGCATTAGATGTTCGTTTAGGTTGCTTAGAAAACAATGCAAATGTCGAAACACAGGAATTAATAAACGCAGTCActacatttttcaaaaacgTTGGCATTCTGGAACTAAAAATACCTTTTTGGAGGATCTTTAATACACCTACAtggaaaaaatatgttaatgcaCTTGATACTATTGTACG aattacATCAAAATATACGGATACTGCATTGACAAATTGGAAGAATacatcaaattttaataaagaattatctttattggaAAGAGTATTGGCTTTAGAGGGAAACTCAAAATTGGCTACCATTTTAGCACTTGATTTATTTTTGGTTGGGATCGATACT acTTCGAGTGCCGTGGGATCAGTGCTGTATCAATTGGCAATAAATcaggaaaaacaagaaattgcttataaagaaatatccaATGTATTTCCATCAAGAGATAGACCAATAGAGGCAGTGCATttggaaaatttaaaatatttgaaagctTGCATAAAAGAAACCTTAAG gaTGTATCCCGTTGTTATTGGAAATGGACGATGTATGACTAAAGATACAGTAATCAGTGGTTATCTTATACCTAAAGGa GTACAAGTTATTTTTCAACATTACGTTATAAGCAATTTAGACAAATATTTTCCACGAAGCAATGAATTTTTTCCTGAGAGATGGTTACAAGATGATGGTGTAAGACATGCATTTGCGTCACTTCCTTTCGGTTATGGTAAACGTATGTGCCTAGGACGACGATTTGCTGATTTGGAAATGATTATTGTAATCAGTAAG aTCTtgcaatattacaaaatagaatatcatcataaaaaattagattattatattgacCCAATGTATACACCTAAAGGaccattgaaattaaaatttattaatagataa
- the LOC124957052 gene encoding transmembrane protein 120 homolog isoform X1 — translation MDTNVESCLEDWNDLARDYKELEALNREYLAKLEEVRELQAKCVKGISHQRYRMGIISKSLKQLQARNTRMTLDKDMIRRELQLHEMEQTLPKPNGVYLQIILGSVNVSILNKNDKFKYKDEYEKFKLILSVIGFVLSVLNLFTNVRTLELSLMFLLVWYYCTLTIRESILKVNGSRIKGWWRFHHFLSTVVSAVLLVWPNTGAWYAFRGQFIWFNVYISIVQYLQFRYQHGVLYRLKALGERHNMDITIEGFHSWMWRGLSFLLPFLFVGYFFQLYNAYTLFMLISHSEATWHVSVLSAMFLILFLGNVITTIMVIPQKLREQVKDHLPGVFTNKSDRRKEISKDEVKSEKSD, via the exons ATGGACACCAATGTTGAATCTTGTTTAGAAGATTGGAACGATTTAGCACGAGATTACAAGGAGTTGGAg GCATTAAATAGGGAATACCTTGCTAAATTAGAAGAAGTTAGAGAATTACAAGCAAAATGTGTCAAAGGGATATCTCATCAAAGATACAGAATGggtattatttcaaaatctcTCAAACA gCTTCAGGCGAGGAATACAAGAATGACGTTAGATAAAGATATGATAAGAAGAGAGTTGCAATTGCATGAAATGGAACAGACTTTACCAAAACCAAATGGTGTTTATCTTCAAATTATACTAGGCAGTGTTAATGTTTCTATactgaataaaaatgataa atttaaatacaaagatgaatatgaaaaatttaaattaatattatccgtAATTGGTTTTGTCCTATCTGTTTTAAATCTGTTCACTAATGTAAG gacTTTGGAACTGAGTCTAATGTTTCTTCTAGTCTGGTATTATTGCACATTAACAATAAGAGAAAGTATCCTTAAAGTAAATGGATCAAGAATTAAAGGTTGGTGGCGGTTTCACCACTTTCTCTCTACCGTAGTATCTGCAGTTTTATTAGTTTGGCCAAATACAGGTGCTTGGTATGCATTTCGAGGTCAATTTATCTGgttcaatgtatatatta gtATAGTACAATATCTACAATTTCGTTATCAGCATGGCGttctttatcgtttaaaaGCATTAGGGGAAAGACATAATATGGATATTACTATCGAAGGTTTTCATTCTTGGATGTGGCGAGGATTATCATTTCTCCTTCCGTTTCTATTCGTTGGATACTTTTTCCAACTTTATAACGCGTATACATTATTCATGTTAATATCTCATTCAGAAGCTACTTGGCATGTGTCAGTTCTTAGTGCTatgtttttgatattattcttaGGAAATGTCATAACAACTATTATGGTTATTCCACAAAAATTAAGGGAACAGGTAAAGGATCATCTTCCTGgagtatttacaaataaatctGATCGCAGAAAGGAAATTTCAAAAGATGAAGTTAAATCAGAAAAAAGTGATTAA
- the LOC124957052 gene encoding transmembrane protein 120 homolog isoform X2, whose product MGIISKSLKQLQARNTRMTLDKDMIRRELQLHEMEQTLPKPNGVYLQIILGSVNVSILNKNDKFKYKDEYEKFKLILSVIGFVLSVLNLFTNVRTLELSLMFLLVWYYCTLTIRESILKVNGSRIKGWWRFHHFLSTVVSAVLLVWPNTGAWYAFRGQFIWFNVYISIVQYLQFRYQHGVLYRLKALGERHNMDITIEGFHSWMWRGLSFLLPFLFVGYFFQLYNAYTLFMLISHSEATWHVSVLSAMFLILFLGNVITTIMVIPQKLREQVKDHLPGVFTNKSDRRKEISKDEVKSEKSD is encoded by the exons ATGggtattatttcaaaatctcTCAAACA gCTTCAGGCGAGGAATACAAGAATGACGTTAGATAAAGATATGATAAGAAGAGAGTTGCAATTGCATGAAATGGAACAGACTTTACCAAAACCAAATGGTGTTTATCTTCAAATTATACTAGGCAGTGTTAATGTTTCTATactgaataaaaatgataa atttaaatacaaagatgaatatgaaaaatttaaattaatattatccgtAATTGGTTTTGTCCTATCTGTTTTAAATCTGTTCACTAATGTAAG gacTTTGGAACTGAGTCTAATGTTTCTTCTAGTCTGGTATTATTGCACATTAACAATAAGAGAAAGTATCCTTAAAGTAAATGGATCAAGAATTAAAGGTTGGTGGCGGTTTCACCACTTTCTCTCTACCGTAGTATCTGCAGTTTTATTAGTTTGGCCAAATACAGGTGCTTGGTATGCATTTCGAGGTCAATTTATCTGgttcaatgtatatatta gtATAGTACAATATCTACAATTTCGTTATCAGCATGGCGttctttatcgtttaaaaGCATTAGGGGAAAGACATAATATGGATATTACTATCGAAGGTTTTCATTCTTGGATGTGGCGAGGATTATCATTTCTCCTTCCGTTTCTATTCGTTGGATACTTTTTCCAACTTTATAACGCGTATACATTATTCATGTTAATATCTCATTCAGAAGCTACTTGGCATGTGTCAGTTCTTAGTGCTatgtttttgatattattcttaGGAAATGTCATAACAACTATTATGGTTATTCCACAAAAATTAAGGGAACAGGTAAAGGATCATCTTCCTGgagtatttacaaataaatctGATCGCAGAAAGGAAATTTCAAAAGATGAAGTTAAATCAGAAAAAAGTGATTAA
- the LOC124957052 gene encoding transmembrane protein 120 homolog isoform X3: protein MDTNVESCLEDWNDLARDYKELEALNREYLAKLEEVRELQAKCVKGISHQRYRMGIISKSLKQLQARNTRMTLDKDMIRRELQLHEMEQTLPKPNGVYLQIILGSVNVSILNKNDKFKYKDEYEKFKLILSVIGFVLSVLNLFTNVRTLELSLMFLLVWYYCTLTIRESILKVNGSRIKGWWRFHHFLSTVVSAVLLVWPNTGAWYAFRGQFIWFNVYIRNR, encoded by the exons ATGGACACCAATGTTGAATCTTGTTTAGAAGATTGGAACGATTTAGCACGAGATTACAAGGAGTTGGAg GCATTAAATAGGGAATACCTTGCTAAATTAGAAGAAGTTAGAGAATTACAAGCAAAATGTGTCAAAGGGATATCTCATCAAAGATACAGAATGggtattatttcaaaatctcTCAAACA gCTTCAGGCGAGGAATACAAGAATGACGTTAGATAAAGATATGATAAGAAGAGAGTTGCAATTGCATGAAATGGAACAGACTTTACCAAAACCAAATGGTGTTTATCTTCAAATTATACTAGGCAGTGTTAATGTTTCTATactgaataaaaatgataa atttaaatacaaagatgaatatgaaaaatttaaattaatattatccgtAATTGGTTTTGTCCTATCTGTTTTAAATCTGTTCACTAATGTAAG gacTTTGGAACTGAGTCTAATGTTTCTTCTAGTCTGGTATTATTGCACATTAACAATAAGAGAAAGTATCCTTAAAGTAAATGGATCAAGAATTAAAGGTTGGTGGCGGTTTCACCACTTTCTCTCTACCGTAGTATCTGCAGTTTTATTAGTTTGGCCAAATACAGGTGCTTGGTATGCATTTCGAGGTCAATTTATCTGgttcaatgtatatatta GGAACAGGTAA